The following coding sequences lie in one Oryctolagus cuniculus chromosome 7, mOryCun1.1, whole genome shotgun sequence genomic window:
- the PBXIP1 gene encoding pre-B-cell leukemia transcription factor-interacting protein 1 isoform X3, with amino-acid sequence MEATASSPTSSAMASSPDSDNSWVLAGSESLPVETLGPDPGTDPEPERAPQLPRSPFKAGCAELAGTLDGTGTPSQTESPPSDPALPEETEVKGALAADGHDVEAPGPGDTVVQGDLQESPVAVDPGQDTRDLEHQSSPQRLPSSPKAAWVREEGRSSSSEDTDVDVEGLRRRRGREPSPPRPVAPLDAEDRARAQGAAGELGISLNMCLLGALVLLGLGLLLFSGPVEEVELQVFPDPGSDPGLRDAAGGEQDGLRERLPAPTPLDGAPSLQNMGLLLDKLAKENQDIRLLQAQLQAQKEELQSLMHQPKGLEEENARLRGALLQGEASQRALESELQQLRARLQGLEAGCIRGTDGVCLSWGRGPQHGKASKEQGPGAQEPDPGFLEQKKQLEAEAQALRQELERQQQVLGSVQQDLQRSLRDAGRGSPAHAGLAELGQRLAQQLQGLENWGQDPGVPANASEAWHQKPHSQNSREWNGKEKWRDGQRDRKAEHWRQRKEDSARAGRKSWEGDEDREPAGRPGDGPPRGEERGSKKDGKRQDRKGLPRKGGGPGPGERQKHPGWREGAKDPRSPPPPWEQLLKHRFRAPQGCSGVAECAQQEGLAPVRQQELASLLRSYLARLPWAGQLAQELPLSPAYFGEDGVFHHDRLRFRDFVDALEDSLEEVAVGQTGDDDEVDDFEDFVFSHFFGDKALKKRSGKKDKHGRSPREAGPKEVHSHPHHPHHRG; translated from the exons ATGGAAGCCACAGCATCCTCGCCGACCTCATCAGCTATGGCCTCCAGCCCAGACTCCGATAATAGCTGGGTGCTTGCTGGCTCCGAG AGCCTGCCTGTGGAGACGCTGGGCCCAGACCCCGGGACAGACCCCGAACCTGAGAGAGCCCCCCAGCTCCCTCGGAGCCCCTTCAAGGCAGGTTGTGCAGAATTGGCTGGGACCTTGGATGGAACAG GGACCCCTTCCCAGACTGAAAGTCCCCCGTCTGATCCTGCTCTGCCAGAGGAGACGGAGGTCAAG GGCGCTCTGGCAGCTGACGGTCACGACGTGGAGGCCCCTGGCCCAGGAGACACAGTGGTCCAGGGAGATTTGCAGGAGAGTCCTGTGGCTGTGGACCCGGGACAGGACACTCGGGACCTGGAGCATCAGAGCTCCCCGCAGAGGCTGCCCTCAAGCCCCAAAGCAG CTTGGGTCAGGGAAGAGGGCCGCAGCTCCAGCAGCGAGGACACTGACGTGGACGTGGAGGGCCTGCGGAGACGGCGGGGCCGGGAGCCCAGTCCGCCTCGGCCCGTGGCGCCCCTGGATGCGGAGGACcgggccagggcccagggtgcTGCTGGGGAGCTGGGCATCTCACTCAACATGTGCCTCCTCGGGGCCCTggtcctgctgggcctggggctcctcctcttctccg GGCCTGtggaggaagtggagctgcaggtcTTTCCAGATCCTGGCTCAGACCCTGGCCTGCGGGATGCCGCGGGGGGCGAGCAG GATGGGCTAAGGGAGCGGCTGCCGGCCCCAACGCCCCTCGATGGCGCCCCCAGCCTGCAGAACATGGGCCTTCTGCTGGACAAGCTGGCCAAGGAGAACCAGGATATCCGGCTGCTGCAGGCCCAGCTGCAG GCCCAGAAGGAAGAGCTGCAGAGTCTGATGCACCAGCCCAAGGGGCTAGAGGAGGAGAACGCCCGGCTGCGGGGGGCCCTGCTACAGGGTGAGGCCTCCCAGCGGGCCCTGGAGtcagagctgcagcagctgcgGGCCCGGCTTCAGGGCCTGGAAGCTGGCTGCATCCGAGGCACAGATGGCGTATGCCTCAGCTGGGGCAGAGGCCCACAGCATGGGAAGGCCAGCAAGGAGCAGGGCCCTGGTGCGCAGGAGCCAGATCCTGGCTTTCTGGAGCAGAAGAAGCAGCTGGAGGCTGAGGCCCAGGCGCTGCGGCAGGAGttggagaggcagcagcaggtgctggggtccGTACAGCAGGACCTGCAGAGGAGCCTgcgggatgcaggcagaggaagcCCGGCTCATGCTGGcttggctgagctgggccagagattggcccagcagctgcagggcctGGAGAACTGGGGCCAGgaccctggggtccctgccaatGCCTCAGAGGCCTGGCATCAGAAGCCCCACTCCCAGAATTCCAGGGAGTGGAATGGAAAGGAAAAGTGGCGGGATGGGCAGAGGGACCGCAAGGCTgagcactggaggcagaggaaggaggacTCTGCCCGGGCAGGGAGGAAGAGCTGGGAGGGGGACGAGGACAGGGAGCCGGCAGGGAGGCCGGGGGATGGCCCGCCgcgaggggaggagagggggagcaaGAAAGATGGCAAGCGCCAGGACCGCAAGGGCCTTCCGAGGAAGGGCGGGGGCCCTGGCCCGGGGGAAAGGCAGAAGCATCCTGGGTGGAGGGAAGGCGCTAAAGACCCTCGCAGCCCCCCGCCACCCTGGGAGCAGCTGTTGAAGCACAGGTTCCGGGCACCCCAGGGCTGCTCAGGTGTGGCCGAGTGTGCGCAGCAGGAGGGCCTGGCCCCCGTGCGGCAACAGGAGCTGGCCTCTCTGCTGAGATCATACCTGGCGCGGCTGCCCTGGGCGGGGCAGCTGGCCCAGGAGCTTCCCCTCTCACCGGCTTACTTTGGTGAGGATGGCGTCTTCCATCATGACCGCCTCCGCTTCCGGGATTTTGTGGATGCCTTGGAGGAcagcctggaggaggtggctgtGGGACAGACAGGTGATGATGATGAGGTGGACGACTTTGAGGACTTCGTCTTCAGCCACTTCTTTGGGGATAAAGCACTCAAGAAGAG GTCCGGGAAGAAGGACAAGCATGGGCGGAGCCCCAgagaggcagggcccaaggaggtgcacagccacccccaccacccccaccaccggGGCTGA
- the PBXIP1 gene encoding pre-B-cell leukemia transcription factor-interacting protein 1 isoform X5, whose translation MPGEMEATASSPTSSAMASSPDSDNSWVLAGSESLPVETLGPDPGTDPEPERAPQLPRSPFKAGCAELAGTLDGTGTPSQTESPPSDPALPEETEVKGALAADGHDVEAPGPGDTVVQGDLQESPVAVDPGQDTRDLEHQSSPQRLPSSPKAAWVREEGRSSSSEDTDVDVEGLRRRRGREPSPPRPVAPLDAEDRARAQGAAGELGISLNMCLLGALVLLGLGLLLFSGGLSESESGPVEEVELQVFPDPGSDPGLRDAAGGEQDGLRERLPAPTPLDGAPSLQNMGLLLDKLAKENQDIRLLQAQLQAQKEELQSLMHQPKGLEEENARLRGALLQGEASQRALESELQQLRARLQGLEAGCIRGTDGVCLSWGRGPQHGKASKEQGPGAQEPDPGFLEQKKQLEAEAQALRQELERQQQVLGSVQQDLQRSLRDAGRGSPAHAGLAELGQRLAQQLQGLENWGQDPGVPANASEAWHQKPHSQNSREWNGKEKWRDGQRDRKAEHWRQRKEDSARAGRKSWEGDEDREPAGRPGDGPPRGEERGSKKDGKRQDRKGLPRKGGGPGPGERQKHPGWREGAKDPRSPPPPWEQLLKHRFRAPQGCSGVAECAQQEGLAPVRQQELASLLRSYLARLPWAGQLAQELPLSPAYFGEDGVFHHDRLRFRDFVDALEDSLEEVAVGQTGDDDEVDDFEDFVFSHFFGDKALKKRSGKKDKHGRSPREAGPKEVHSHPHHPHHRG comes from the exons ATGCCTGGAGAA ATGGAAGCCACAGCATCCTCGCCGACCTCATCAGCTATGGCCTCCAGCCCAGACTCCGATAATAGCTGGGTGCTTGCTGGCTCCGAG AGCCTGCCTGTGGAGACGCTGGGCCCAGACCCCGGGACAGACCCCGAACCTGAGAGAGCCCCCCAGCTCCCTCGGAGCCCCTTCAAGGCAGGTTGTGCAGAATTGGCTGGGACCTTGGATGGAACAG GGACCCCTTCCCAGACTGAAAGTCCCCCGTCTGATCCTGCTCTGCCAGAGGAGACGGAGGTCAAG GGCGCTCTGGCAGCTGACGGTCACGACGTGGAGGCCCCTGGCCCAGGAGACACAGTGGTCCAGGGAGATTTGCAGGAGAGTCCTGTGGCTGTGGACCCGGGACAGGACACTCGGGACCTGGAGCATCAGAGCTCCCCGCAGAGGCTGCCCTCAAGCCCCAAAGCAG CTTGGGTCAGGGAAGAGGGCCGCAGCTCCAGCAGCGAGGACACTGACGTGGACGTGGAGGGCCTGCGGAGACGGCGGGGCCGGGAGCCCAGTCCGCCTCGGCCCGTGGCGCCCCTGGATGCGGAGGACcgggccagggcccagggtgcTGCTGGGGAGCTGGGCATCTCACTCAACATGTGCCTCCTCGGGGCCCTggtcctgctgggcctggggctcctcctcttctccg GTGGCCTCTCGGAGTCTGAGAGCG GGCCTGtggaggaagtggagctgcaggtcTTTCCAGATCCTGGCTCAGACCCTGGCCTGCGGGATGCCGCGGGGGGCGAGCAG GATGGGCTAAGGGAGCGGCTGCCGGCCCCAACGCCCCTCGATGGCGCCCCCAGCCTGCAGAACATGGGCCTTCTGCTGGACAAGCTGGCCAAGGAGAACCAGGATATCCGGCTGCTGCAGGCCCAGCTGCAG GCCCAGAAGGAAGAGCTGCAGAGTCTGATGCACCAGCCCAAGGGGCTAGAGGAGGAGAACGCCCGGCTGCGGGGGGCCCTGCTACAGGGTGAGGCCTCCCAGCGGGCCCTGGAGtcagagctgcagcagctgcgGGCCCGGCTTCAGGGCCTGGAAGCTGGCTGCATCCGAGGCACAGATGGCGTATGCCTCAGCTGGGGCAGAGGCCCACAGCATGGGAAGGCCAGCAAGGAGCAGGGCCCTGGTGCGCAGGAGCCAGATCCTGGCTTTCTGGAGCAGAAGAAGCAGCTGGAGGCTGAGGCCCAGGCGCTGCGGCAGGAGttggagaggcagcagcaggtgctggggtccGTACAGCAGGACCTGCAGAGGAGCCTgcgggatgcaggcagaggaagcCCGGCTCATGCTGGcttggctgagctgggccagagattggcccagcagctgcagggcctGGAGAACTGGGGCCAGgaccctggggtccctgccaatGCCTCAGAGGCCTGGCATCAGAAGCCCCACTCCCAGAATTCCAGGGAGTGGAATGGAAAGGAAAAGTGGCGGGATGGGCAGAGGGACCGCAAGGCTgagcactggaggcagaggaaggaggacTCTGCCCGGGCAGGGAGGAAGAGCTGGGAGGGGGACGAGGACAGGGAGCCGGCAGGGAGGCCGGGGGATGGCCCGCCgcgaggggaggagagggggagcaaGAAAGATGGCAAGCGCCAGGACCGCAAGGGCCTTCCGAGGAAGGGCGGGGGCCCTGGCCCGGGGGAAAGGCAGAAGCATCCTGGGTGGAGGGAAGGCGCTAAAGACCCTCGCAGCCCCCCGCCACCCTGGGAGCAGCTGTTGAAGCACAGGTTCCGGGCACCCCAGGGCTGCTCAGGTGTGGCCGAGTGTGCGCAGCAGGAGGGCCTGGCCCCCGTGCGGCAACAGGAGCTGGCCTCTCTGCTGAGATCATACCTGGCGCGGCTGCCCTGGGCGGGGCAGCTGGCCCAGGAGCTTCCCCTCTCACCGGCTTACTTTGGTGAGGATGGCGTCTTCCATCATGACCGCCTCCGCTTCCGGGATTTTGTGGATGCCTTGGAGGAcagcctggaggaggtggctgtGGGACAGACAGGTGATGATGATGAGGTGGACGACTTTGAGGACTTCGTCTTCAGCCACTTCTTTGGGGATAAAGCACTCAAGAAGAG GTCCGGGAAGAAGGACAAGCATGGGCGGAGCCCCAgagaggcagggcccaaggaggtgcacagccacccccaccacccccaccaccggGGCTGA
- the PBXIP1 gene encoding pre-B-cell leukemia transcription factor-interacting protein 1 isoform X4, producing MAASAPPPPDKLEGGGGPAPPPAPPSTGRKQGKAGLQMKSPEKKRRKSNTQMEATASSPTSSAMASSPDSDNSWVLAGSESLPVETLGPDPGTDPEPERAPQLPRSPFKAGCAELAGTLDGTGTPSQTESPPSDPALPEETEVKGALAADGHDVEAPGPGDTVVQGDLQESPVAVDPGQDTRDLEHQSSPQRLPSSPKAAWVREEGRSSSSEDTDVDVEGLRRRRGREPSPPRPVAPLDAEDRARAQGAAGELGISLNMCLLGALVLLGLGLLLFSGGLSESESGPVEEVELQVFPDPGSDPGLRDAAGGEQDGLRERLPAPTPLDGAPSLQNMGLLLDKLAKENQDIRLLQAQLQAQKEELQSLMHQPKGLEEENARLRGALLQGEASQRALESELQQLRARLQGLEAGCIRGTDGVCLSWGRGPQHGKASKEQGPGAQEPDPGFLEQKKQLEAEAQALRQELERQQQVLGSVQQDLQRSLRDAGRGSPAHAGLAELGQRLAQQLQGLENWGQDPGVPANASEAWHQKPHSQNSREWNGKEKWRDGQRDRKAEHWRQRKEDSARAGRKSWEGDEDREPAGRPGDGPPRGEERGSKKDGKRQDRKGLPRKGGGPGPGERQKHPGWREGAKDPRSPPPPWEQLLKHRFRAPQGCSGVAECAQQEGLAPVRQQELASLLRSYLARLPWAGQLAQELPLSPAYFGEDGVFHHDRLRFRDFVDALEDSLEEVAVGQTGDDDEVDDFEDFVFSHFFGDKALKKRSGKKDKHGRSPREAGPKEVHSHPHHPHHRG from the exons ATGGAAGCCACAGCATCCTCGCCGACCTCATCAGCTATGGCCTCCAGCCCAGACTCCGATAATAGCTGGGTGCTTGCTGGCTCCGAG AGCCTGCCTGTGGAGACGCTGGGCCCAGACCCCGGGACAGACCCCGAACCTGAGAGAGCCCCCCAGCTCCCTCGGAGCCCCTTCAAGGCAGGTTGTGCAGAATTGGCTGGGACCTTGGATGGAACAG GGACCCCTTCCCAGACTGAAAGTCCCCCGTCTGATCCTGCTCTGCCAGAGGAGACGGAGGTCAAG GGCGCTCTGGCAGCTGACGGTCACGACGTGGAGGCCCCTGGCCCAGGAGACACAGTGGTCCAGGGAGATTTGCAGGAGAGTCCTGTGGCTGTGGACCCGGGACAGGACACTCGGGACCTGGAGCATCAGAGCTCCCCGCAGAGGCTGCCCTCAAGCCCCAAAGCAG CTTGGGTCAGGGAAGAGGGCCGCAGCTCCAGCAGCGAGGACACTGACGTGGACGTGGAGGGCCTGCGGAGACGGCGGGGCCGGGAGCCCAGTCCGCCTCGGCCCGTGGCGCCCCTGGATGCGGAGGACcgggccagggcccagggtgcTGCTGGGGAGCTGGGCATCTCACTCAACATGTGCCTCCTCGGGGCCCTggtcctgctgggcctggggctcctcctcttctccg GTGGCCTCTCGGAGTCTGAGAGCG GGCCTGtggaggaagtggagctgcaggtcTTTCCAGATCCTGGCTCAGACCCTGGCCTGCGGGATGCCGCGGGGGGCGAGCAG GATGGGCTAAGGGAGCGGCTGCCGGCCCCAACGCCCCTCGATGGCGCCCCCAGCCTGCAGAACATGGGCCTTCTGCTGGACAAGCTGGCCAAGGAGAACCAGGATATCCGGCTGCTGCAGGCCCAGCTGCAG GCCCAGAAGGAAGAGCTGCAGAGTCTGATGCACCAGCCCAAGGGGCTAGAGGAGGAGAACGCCCGGCTGCGGGGGGCCCTGCTACAGGGTGAGGCCTCCCAGCGGGCCCTGGAGtcagagctgcagcagctgcgGGCCCGGCTTCAGGGCCTGGAAGCTGGCTGCATCCGAGGCACAGATGGCGTATGCCTCAGCTGGGGCAGAGGCCCACAGCATGGGAAGGCCAGCAAGGAGCAGGGCCCTGGTGCGCAGGAGCCAGATCCTGGCTTTCTGGAGCAGAAGAAGCAGCTGGAGGCTGAGGCCCAGGCGCTGCGGCAGGAGttggagaggcagcagcaggtgctggggtccGTACAGCAGGACCTGCAGAGGAGCCTgcgggatgcaggcagaggaagcCCGGCTCATGCTGGcttggctgagctgggccagagattggcccagcagctgcagggcctGGAGAACTGGGGCCAGgaccctggggtccctgccaatGCCTCAGAGGCCTGGCATCAGAAGCCCCACTCCCAGAATTCCAGGGAGTGGAATGGAAAGGAAAAGTGGCGGGATGGGCAGAGGGACCGCAAGGCTgagcactggaggcagaggaaggaggacTCTGCCCGGGCAGGGAGGAAGAGCTGGGAGGGGGACGAGGACAGGGAGCCGGCAGGGAGGCCGGGGGATGGCCCGCCgcgaggggaggagagggggagcaaGAAAGATGGCAAGCGCCAGGACCGCAAGGGCCTTCCGAGGAAGGGCGGGGGCCCTGGCCCGGGGGAAAGGCAGAAGCATCCTGGGTGGAGGGAAGGCGCTAAAGACCCTCGCAGCCCCCCGCCACCCTGGGAGCAGCTGTTGAAGCACAGGTTCCGGGCACCCCAGGGCTGCTCAGGTGTGGCCGAGTGTGCGCAGCAGGAGGGCCTGGCCCCCGTGCGGCAACAGGAGCTGGCCTCTCTGCTGAGATCATACCTGGCGCGGCTGCCCTGGGCGGGGCAGCTGGCCCAGGAGCTTCCCCTCTCACCGGCTTACTTTGGTGAGGATGGCGTCTTCCATCATGACCGCCTCCGCTTCCGGGATTTTGTGGATGCCTTGGAGGAcagcctggaggaggtggctgtGGGACAGACAGGTGATGATGATGAGGTGGACGACTTTGAGGACTTCGTCTTCAGCCACTTCTTTGGGGATAAAGCACTCAAGAAGAG GTCCGGGAAGAAGGACAAGCATGGGCGGAGCCCCAgagaggcagggcccaaggaggtgcacagccacccccaccacccccaccaccggGGCTGA
- the PBXIP1 gene encoding pre-B-cell leukemia transcription factor-interacting protein 1 isoform X1 — MEATASSPTSSAMASSPDSDNSWVLAGSESLPVETLGPDPGTDPEPERAPQLPRSPFKAGCAELAGTLDGTGTPSQTESPPSDPALPEETEVKGALAADGHDVEAPGPGDTVVQGDLQESPVAVDPGQDTRDLEHQSSPQRLPSSPKAAWVREEGRSSSSEDTDVDVEGLRRRRGREPSPPRPVAPLDAEDRARAQGAAGELGISLNMCLLGALVLLGLGLLLFSGGLSESESGPVEEVELQVFPDPGSDPGLRDAAGGEQDGLRERLPAPTPLDGAPSLQNMGLLLDKLAKENQDIRLLQAQLQAQKEELQSLMHQPKGLEEENARLRGALLQGEASQRALESELQQLRARLQGLEAGCIRGTDGVCLSWGRGPQHGKASKEQGPGAQEPDPGFLEQKKQLEAEAQALRQELERQQQVLGSVQQDLQRSLRDAGRGSPAHAGLAELGQRLAQQLQGLENWGQDPGVPANASEAWHQKPHSQNSREWNGKEKWRDGQRDRKAEHWRQRKEDSARAGRKSWEGDEDREPAGRPGDGPPRGEERGSKKDGKRQDRKGLPRKGGGPGPGERQKHPGWREGAKDPRSPPPPWEQLLKHRFRAPQGCSGVAECAQQEGLAPVRQQELASLLRSYLARLPWAGQLAQELPLSPAYFGEDGVFHHDRLRFRDFVDALEDSLEEVAVGQTGDDDEVDDFEDFVFSHFFGDKALKKRSGKKDKHGRSPREAGPKEVHSHPHHPHHRG; from the exons ATGGAAGCCACAGCATCCTCGCCGACCTCATCAGCTATGGCCTCCAGCCCAGACTCCGATAATAGCTGGGTGCTTGCTGGCTCCGAG AGCCTGCCTGTGGAGACGCTGGGCCCAGACCCCGGGACAGACCCCGAACCTGAGAGAGCCCCCCAGCTCCCTCGGAGCCCCTTCAAGGCAGGTTGTGCAGAATTGGCTGGGACCTTGGATGGAACAG GGACCCCTTCCCAGACTGAAAGTCCCCCGTCTGATCCTGCTCTGCCAGAGGAGACGGAGGTCAAG GGCGCTCTGGCAGCTGACGGTCACGACGTGGAGGCCCCTGGCCCAGGAGACACAGTGGTCCAGGGAGATTTGCAGGAGAGTCCTGTGGCTGTGGACCCGGGACAGGACACTCGGGACCTGGAGCATCAGAGCTCCCCGCAGAGGCTGCCCTCAAGCCCCAAAGCAG CTTGGGTCAGGGAAGAGGGCCGCAGCTCCAGCAGCGAGGACACTGACGTGGACGTGGAGGGCCTGCGGAGACGGCGGGGCCGGGAGCCCAGTCCGCCTCGGCCCGTGGCGCCCCTGGATGCGGAGGACcgggccagggcccagggtgcTGCTGGGGAGCTGGGCATCTCACTCAACATGTGCCTCCTCGGGGCCCTggtcctgctgggcctggggctcctcctcttctccg GTGGCCTCTCGGAGTCTGAGAGCG GGCCTGtggaggaagtggagctgcaggtcTTTCCAGATCCTGGCTCAGACCCTGGCCTGCGGGATGCCGCGGGGGGCGAGCAG GATGGGCTAAGGGAGCGGCTGCCGGCCCCAACGCCCCTCGATGGCGCCCCCAGCCTGCAGAACATGGGCCTTCTGCTGGACAAGCTGGCCAAGGAGAACCAGGATATCCGGCTGCTGCAGGCCCAGCTGCAG GCCCAGAAGGAAGAGCTGCAGAGTCTGATGCACCAGCCCAAGGGGCTAGAGGAGGAGAACGCCCGGCTGCGGGGGGCCCTGCTACAGGGTGAGGCCTCCCAGCGGGCCCTGGAGtcagagctgcagcagctgcgGGCCCGGCTTCAGGGCCTGGAAGCTGGCTGCATCCGAGGCACAGATGGCGTATGCCTCAGCTGGGGCAGAGGCCCACAGCATGGGAAGGCCAGCAAGGAGCAGGGCCCTGGTGCGCAGGAGCCAGATCCTGGCTTTCTGGAGCAGAAGAAGCAGCTGGAGGCTGAGGCCCAGGCGCTGCGGCAGGAGttggagaggcagcagcaggtgctggggtccGTACAGCAGGACCTGCAGAGGAGCCTgcgggatgcaggcagaggaagcCCGGCTCATGCTGGcttggctgagctgggccagagattggcccagcagctgcagggcctGGAGAACTGGGGCCAGgaccctggggtccctgccaatGCCTCAGAGGCCTGGCATCAGAAGCCCCACTCCCAGAATTCCAGGGAGTGGAATGGAAAGGAAAAGTGGCGGGATGGGCAGAGGGACCGCAAGGCTgagcactggaggcagaggaaggaggacTCTGCCCGGGCAGGGAGGAAGAGCTGGGAGGGGGACGAGGACAGGGAGCCGGCAGGGAGGCCGGGGGATGGCCCGCCgcgaggggaggagagggggagcaaGAAAGATGGCAAGCGCCAGGACCGCAAGGGCCTTCCGAGGAAGGGCGGGGGCCCTGGCCCGGGGGAAAGGCAGAAGCATCCTGGGTGGAGGGAAGGCGCTAAAGACCCTCGCAGCCCCCCGCCACCCTGGGAGCAGCTGTTGAAGCACAGGTTCCGGGCACCCCAGGGCTGCTCAGGTGTGGCCGAGTGTGCGCAGCAGGAGGGCCTGGCCCCCGTGCGGCAACAGGAGCTGGCCTCTCTGCTGAGATCATACCTGGCGCGGCTGCCCTGGGCGGGGCAGCTGGCCCAGGAGCTTCCCCTCTCACCGGCTTACTTTGGTGAGGATGGCGTCTTCCATCATGACCGCCTCCGCTTCCGGGATTTTGTGGATGCCTTGGAGGAcagcctggaggaggtggctgtGGGACAGACAGGTGATGATGATGAGGTGGACGACTTTGAGGACTTCGTCTTCAGCCACTTCTTTGGGGATAAAGCACTCAAGAAGAG GTCCGGGAAGAAGGACAAGCATGGGCGGAGCCCCAgagaggcagggcccaaggaggtgcacagccacccccaccacccccaccaccggGGCTGA